From Slackia heliotrinireducens DSM 20476:
TGCGCAGCCTGCGCACGCCTTTCGCGCGAAACTACGCTGCAACGGAATTCAGCGGCGCTGCGGATGAAGACCTGGAAGGGCTGGCGACGGGTAAATTCCGACTGGCGGTCCAAGAAGGCGACTTCGACGAGGGCTGCTTCTTGTCTGGCCAGGTAGCGGCCATGGTCAAGAAGGAACAGCCTGCGGCCGACATCGTGAAAGAAGTTATGGAAGAGGCCGAAGGCGTCCTGAAAGGGGCTTCGTCATGGCTGGCCTAGCGTTCGTGTTCTCCGGCCAGGGCGACCAGCGCCCGGGCATGGGCAAGGACCTTTACGACCAAGGTGGAGCGGCGGCGCGCGTTTTCGACACGTGCGAACGGCTGCGCCCCGGCACCATCGACCAGTGCTTTGGCGCGTCGTTGGACGAGCTGAGCCGGACGGAAAACGCGCAGCCATGCCTGTTCGCGATGGAGCTCGCCATGGCGGAAAGCCTTCGCGAGCAGGGCATAAGCCCTCAGGCGGTAGCAGGCTTCTCGCTCGGCGAGATGGTCGCGGCCACGTTTGCGGGCGTGTTCACGCCGGAGGACGGGTTCGGTCTCGTATGCACGCGCGGGCGGCTCATGCAGCAGGCTGCACAGCGCTTCGACACGTTCATGGCTGCTGTGGTTAAACTGGATGCATCCCAGGTCAGAAGTCTGTGCGAGCAGATGCCCGATGTGTATCCGGTCAATTTCAACTGCCCGGGGCAAACCACGGTGGCGGGGTCTTCTCTTCAGCAGGCCGCGTTCATCGAGTCGGTGCGCCAGGCGGGCGGCCGCGCGATTCCGCTTAACGTGTCGGGCGCGTTCCATTCGCCGTATATGGAAGAGGCCGCAGGCGCATTTGCGAAGGAGCTCAGGCTCAAGCAGGCCCATCCTGCGAACATCGCGATGTATTCGAACGTGACGGGCGGCCCGTACGGAACGATCGATCCGGTCGATCTGCTGTGGCGCCAGGTGGCAAGCCCGGTGCTGTGGGAAACCGAGGTGGGTCGCATGATTGACGACGGAATAGACACCTTCGTCGAGATAGGTCCTGGCCACACGCTGACCAACATGATCCGGCGGATTTCCTCGGAGGTCCGCGCGGTAAGCGCCGCCGAGTGCAACGTCGCGGAGCTCTAACGCCCCGACGCGGCGCATTCCAACAACAAAGAACGGAGACAGGCATGCTAACTGGGAAAACCGCCCTCGTTACCGGCGGGTCGCGAGGCATAGGGGCCGCAATCGCGCAGCGCCTGGCGTCGCTGGGCGCCAACGTGGCGGTGGTCTACGCAGGAAACCGCGAGGCCGCCGAAAAGGTTTGTGACCTATGCGGCACACATGCGCGGGCCTACCGATGCGACGTCTCGAACTGGGACGAAGCGAAGGCGACCGTGAAGGCCATCAAAGACGACTTCGGCACGGTCGACATCCTCGTGAACAACGCGGGCGTGACGCGCGACGGGCTGATCGCCACCATGCGTGAGGAAGATTACGACGCCGTGCTGGACGTGAACCTGAAAGGCGCGTTCAACATGATTCGCCATTGCACGGGCCTGTTTATCAGGAACCGCGGAGGCAGCATCGTCAACGTGAGCTCCGTGTCGGGCCTTATGGGCAACGCCGGCCAGAGCAATTACGCAGCCTCCAAGGCGGGGCTCGTCGGCCTGACGAAGTCCGTCGCCAAGGAGCTTGCGCCCAAGGGCATCCGCTGCAATGCGGTGGCCCCTGGGTTCATCCAGACCGACATGACCTCTGACCAGGAATCCAACGCGCTGCTCGACGCCATTCCCCTTGGTCGCATGGGGACGCCGGCCGACGTTGCGGACGCCGTGGCGTATCTGGTCTGCGCGCCGTACGTGACGGGCACGGTGCTGCGCGTCGACGGCGGAATTGCCATGTAGGTCTTTTCCAGATTACGGATGCATTTTCAACAAAGCGGCCGGCCGGAATGTCGTTTCGGCAGATGAGGCCGCCGATCACTATTCAGTCGCAAGGAGCGTGACATGAAAGAACCAAGAAGGGTCGTGGTAACGGGCTTGGGCGTCGTGAGCCCGCTCGGAAGCGACATGGATACGTTTTGGAAGAACGTGACGGACGGGGTGTGCGGCATCGGACCCATCACCCGTTTCGACACGTCGCAATACAAGGCCAAGGTGGCGGCCGAGGTGAAGGATTTCGACCCCGCGCAATACCTGAGCACGAACGAGCTGCTGCGCACCGACCTGTACGCGCAGTATGCCATCGGCGCCGCGGAGCAGGCCGTTAGCGAAAGCGGCATTGTGGGCACGCTGCCTCCCGACCGCTTGGGCGTGTACTTCGGGTCGGGCATCGGCGGTTTGGAAACCGTCTGCTCAGGAGTCGCCAAGCTCAACGAGCAGGGTCCCCGCCGAGTGTCCTCGCTGATCATCCCCATGATGATTGCGAACATGGCCGCAGGTCTCATCGCCATCCGCTACGACTGCCAGAATGGCGCCATGCCGGCGGTCACGGCGTGCGCGACCGGGTCGAACGCCATCGGCGAGGCCGTGCGCACCATCCGCCACGGCTACGCGGACGCCGTCATCGCGGGCGGCTCAGAGGCATCCATCGTTCCTTTGGGCGTCGCCGGGTTCGTGAACATGCGCGCCCTGTCCACGGCGGACGACCCGATGGCCGCATCCCTTCCCTTCGAT
This genomic window contains:
- the fabF gene encoding beta-ketoacyl-ACP synthase II, yielding MKEPRRVVVTGLGVVSPLGSDMDTFWKNVTDGVCGIGPITRFDTSQYKAKVAAEVKDFDPAQYLSTNELLRTDLYAQYAIGAAEQAVSESGIVGTLPPDRLGVYFGSGIGGLETVCSGVAKLNEQGPRRVSSLIIPMMIANMAAGLIAIRYDCQNGAMPAVTACATGSNAIGEAVRTIRHGYADAVIAGGSEASIVPLGVAGFVNMRALSTADDPMAASLPFDARRAGFVMGEGAGALVLEELEHARARGAHIYGEISGYGSTCDAYHMTASHPEGDGGRRAIAQALEESGYTGDERLYINAHGTGTPINDACETLAIKGALGQEKGREALVSSTKSMTGHMLGAAGAVEAIVCLKVLQTGIVPPTINLLEPDPECDLNHVAQTAVQAEIDLCLSNSLGFGGHNATLAFRKV
- a CDS encoding ACP S-malonyltransferase → MAGLAFVFSGQGDQRPGMGKDLYDQGGAAARVFDTCERLRPGTIDQCFGASLDELSRTENAQPCLFAMELAMAESLREQGISPQAVAGFSLGEMVAATFAGVFTPEDGFGLVCTRGRLMQQAAQRFDTFMAAVVKLDASQVRSLCEQMPDVYPVNFNCPGQTTVAGSSLQQAAFIESVRQAGGRAIPLNVSGAFHSPYMEEAAGAFAKELRLKQAHPANIAMYSNVTGGPYGTIDPVDLLWRQVASPVLWETEVGRMIDDGIDTFVEIGPGHTLTNMIRRISSEVRAVSAAECNVAEL
- the fabG gene encoding 3-oxoacyl-ACP reductase FabG, whose translation is MLTGKTALVTGGSRGIGAAIAQRLASLGANVAVVYAGNREAAEKVCDLCGTHARAYRCDVSNWDEAKATVKAIKDDFGTVDILVNNAGVTRDGLIATMREEDYDAVLDVNLKGAFNMIRHCTGLFIRNRGGSIVNVSSVSGLMGNAGQSNYAASKAGLVGLTKSVAKELAPKGIRCNAVAPGFIQTDMTSDQESNALLDAIPLGRMGTPADVADAVAYLVCAPYVTGTVLRVDGGIAM